The stretch of DNA ggCTGCAAGCTGAAGTATAGAAATCACCATAATCTATATAATGCAGTAATtgtatctgcattttaaaatcacattgctcaacagaaagaaaacattataataCAGTAATTTAAATTGCTATGTAAAGGTATTAAAACAGTATCAACAGTGGAAAAGTTTATTTCAATTTAGGACACTCATGTTGCATCCTGAGTTCACTTCCATTTTCCAAGAAGAAAGGtcattttgaaaaactgaaatgTATGCTACACAACCCATTATTTATAAGGAAGGAAAAACCAAGTATAGAGAAAAGAATTCatcttttgtaaaaattttaaataaaacaatcaatTCTCTATATgcttttattaaagaaatacagCTTTCACAGACAGCAAGATACATCGTTGCTATTACCAGCAGCATTAccttcttcatttctccttcagcCACCAATAAAAAACATGCTTCAGTAAAAAAATTCCTTATGAATGTGGCCCGATTCAAAACAAATTACTTCTCTAACAATAAGATATTGTAGCTTACATGTTGTCACTCATCACCTAATTACATGAAAAGCTACAGAAACCACAGGCTGGGTGGGGCAgaacaatttaaaagaatatgtcaaaattctgtaggttttctcaATTTTGTGATTATTTAGTGACCTTTTTGATCATTGTAAAAAGTAGTTCTTTAAAGAGCACTGAGGCTCTGACTGGGGCATTCCACTTAACTCAAGTGTTTAAAACCTCTCATTTATTAAATCCAAAAATATACTAAACTGCATTTAAGATATCCTTATCCGATTAAATAGCTGGAGACatatttaaatgtttcctttatttGAAACTAAGAAGTCACAAAAGTACTTTCATATCATAGTGATATTTAAACTTTATACTTGATAACTATCACTTTAAGAATAGTCATACAATTAATGACTTGCTCATCTTATAATAATACTGTTAAATCATGTGACCTAGCAGTTTTGGAATAAAGAGTAGAACAATGTATTTCAGGGAGTGGAGGCAAAATGTTATCtcctatgtattatatataacaccAAAGTAATTTGGCCTagtttttgaaattatatattaagAATACACAGAAGTTTGTCCTAAATGCCATTCACTAGAGCAAGATAATTTTACCTCCAACAATTTCCACACTACagcaaaaaaatgaaagcatgtgaCAAATTCAGAATGACATTTTAAATCCAAATTTTACATAGCTAAATAGATACTGCTCAACTCTCAGTTATGAGCAAATCTGATGCACTGGCTCATATAGCAGCATCATTAaccttttttaaaagtaattaatatGCTCTCATTTCCAACTgatgtttcaaatttttttaaaaagtttaatactTTTTTCCTTTGACATTTTGTACTTAAATAGGATTTGCAAGGAGTTTCTCTGGGGAAGCAAATTATCTTCCGTTACTAAAGATGtatgtattttctattaaaaaaaggtATTTGGAGTCACACAAGTTGGCTtagcagaatataaagaaatgaacattACAATTTTCCCACCATGAAGTACTGAGTTACAACAAATGTattaacaaaactttattttcttgagTGCATACAGAATGTTATGTAAACACTTAAGTATTACTTTCAATGTAAAAACATTCTTATTATCACTtcggatttttaaaaagtattataaataGGTTTGTGTCTTCTCCAGAAATATTAATGGCCACATTGAGTGATATGATCAAAGAAAACTTTAGCCTCTCACAGGCTAAACAAAAATAtagaatgtgaaaataaaaaataaacagcaaaccaggaaagagaaaaacacagcTCAGGATATGCATTTCTAAAACCAGCATTCAATTTAAAACCTTAATTCCtaaaccaaaaatataaattttaaaaaatatacatatatattatttaccaTTTGTTCttaatacatgttatatataccTATTTGTGCgcgtgtgtatgtttgtgtgtgtgaagtaACTGCAAATATTACCAACTAAATAAATCAGGCAACTGCTAGCAGCTCTTCATTTCATTATATGAATTGAGCCTGTTATGTAGACAACTTTCAGCCCCTTGGAATAACATCTGGTCttcctgaaacttttttttaggATGCAGTTTGTAACTTACAGCTAGGAAATTGGAGAAACAAACCCATTGTGTTCAGAGTTACAGAATGGAGTATCTAACTGCCTATTTCAGTTTAACTTACGCTATAATAAAATGCATGAATAATGCCTGAATAATTGAGAAACAAGGAAATTTCAAAAACTCAGAAAGTTCTACTTCACTatacaaaaacaattatatatcaattattttcatttctggtgCGTTTGAATTTAAGTCTAATGTGTTTCTAAAGCCAGACTAGAATGCAGATCAGGTGCAGGTGATCCAGGTTCCTTGTTTTAATGAGTTAATACAAAGCAGCACGGGCTTCAGCATATTTCAGACAGGCCTCACCTGTTTTGTGCCAAGCTACTTTGgtgatttaaatatattaaggAAAGAAATGGTCCCAGAGGATAGGTGATGAAACTTTAAGGTATGGTCATGGGCCAAAACTACCAGACTCCACATAAGGCACAATCTCTctcatacatacaaacacacaaacatacataccacatacacaaccacacacacaaaaataaaacacacacaatgTTCCTGCTATTATCCAGTAATTTCCCTCCCCACCAAGTAATACAATCTAAACTATAGCACAAATACAATGAGTACACTGTAGCCTCTATTTAAATCTGCTATTGGTTGGGTCCATTCTGAGGACATATCACAGATGACACTGTGTTGTGCTGAAGTATATTCAGTACTGCTGATGACCAAAGCCCTTTGAATAGGTCCAAAACAGACCTAAATATTATCAAATTTCAGGTACAGCAGAAAATGttatgttgaggctgcagtgtactTGATTATGCTGAAAATCTATATcacaaaattaatattaaaaataagagtaCTGCATAAGTTACAAAAAGAAATGCGTATAATTTTCAGCTTAATGTGGATATCAGTTATTTACATCTTACCCCTTCCATatcattaatttatattaataacctGAAAATGACTACTTGGTGCCAATTGTTATTGACacattaaaacttttattatcatttttactaATTCCAGTCttcaaaaattaacattttcctcCTAACCATAATCATGAATGGGGTCCTTactctttaaaatatacatgcctgggttcaaatttcaagatataaaaagcaagaaaaaaatatcaaagtatCATTGGGTAAAATTATGATTAAATAGGATTAAATAGGTTTGAATCACATTAGCTTATTCTTGCATAATATAAACTATCTTACAGAAAAATCGTTAAATTATTGAAGTGCTTACATTGATAAACCATGcattttcacaaaattaaaatgtgaagtAATTCTTctcttaaaatgtttcatttcacCAGACACTCAAAATACTCTATGAAAAACTAAGTtaacatttctgtattttcatataCTCCCATTCATATTAGTTTGTAagtaggaataaaaagaaaaatgagttctAAATAAATGACACAGGAGGCAATAAATTGACACATGACAAGTAAATAAAAGGCTAAAGCACTCCAATACCATTGAAACTGTTTTAATGTTGTTGCAACTCCAAAATGCAACAATCATCAGCTTGTAAAAGACCcaaatttcaaaaattcattttaattactcctttatacctattttacaaaataaaggtAAGACACATTTAAATCCTCCTTGTCCTAATTGGCTATGTTCCTAACTTGTTTTCTATCACTACAGTGAATGCTGCAATActgatataagaaaaaataaaataaaatagtaacctCTGCTTCAATGTACAGTTTCCAGAATCTGCCAGAACTGGGGAACTGGGCAACAAGGCGTTCATAAGTCTTCCGTGCTTTGTCTATAGGTTGATTCTAAAATTGAAAACCAATAAACAGCATTTACAATGTTAggattatgaaaatattattcacTGCAGAACCAAGTAGTGTGATTGGACCCATAGAGAAGGAAATGTAATCCTATATCACTAAACCTGTGCCTCTCGAATGAGAATGCTCCAAGCATCAAGGTCATATGGATTCTCTTCTAATTTCTTTTCCGCTTTCTTCACCTTCTCTGGGACATACTCAGCtgcctggggaaaaaaaacaacagtgaactaaagttactgttttaaaaatctcatgCCTAACTTAATTCATGAACAATAAAGTCCTCAGATGCAATGTCACATTACAAAGCATAAAAATATCCTCTTATAAAAGAGAAGTGTGTTTCCTAGAACCGATGTGTACAATCGTCCTTCCTTATCTGTGGGCTCCGCATCCTTATACTCAACCAAGGGTGGATTGAAAAtactcagagagaaaaaaaaaagacagcactAAACACGTACAGcctttttatttatcattatttcctaaacaacacagtataacaactatttacatggcaTCTGTATTATATGACGTTATTATAATCTAGATATGAGTTAAGTATTTGGGAGGACATATGTAAGCTATAtgcaaatacattatttttatataagagaCACGAGCACACATGGACTCTGGTATCTAAGGGGGTGTCCTGGCaacaatcccccacagatactgagggacgATTGTATTTGTAATCAGAAGTAACTTGCATAAAGATAATAAAACCAAGTGATCaagtattttttattcaaataaactTACTTTTGTATTAAATACTATAAAACAGCAGCTCTCAAACTTTATGGTCTCAGGACCCCTCTACGCTCTTAAAATTTAAGAACCACAAAGAGCTTTTATGTGGGTTTtatcaatatttaccatattagaaattaaaacaaatttaaatattgattgatttacaaataaaactttttacatgttttttctttataaaaaataacttaaaattcagTAATAAGAATGTCGCTTTTTACGTATTTATAAATCCATTcaatgtttgactttttaaaaggcaGCTGAATTTTCACATCTGCTTCTGTATTCAATCTGCTGCCCTATCAGATCATACAGATGCTGAAAAATTCCACTGTATGCCCGTGAGAGATTAGGAGTGAAAAAGGGCAAATAATGTCTTAGATTTATTATGAGAGAGGTTGAAGTCACAGATCCTCTGAAAGTCCTTAGGAACCCTTGGGGTTCCTGGACcaactttgagaaacactgctgttAAAGCATTCATCCTGCGCCACAAAGAAAATGCATGAAATGACATGGAAATCTTATTTCGatgtaaagaaattttaaaaacacaattcacaattgtatgtacaatacaatgaaaactataaaagaaatctgcaattaaagagatttttaaaatatattcaaatgctTAGACTGGTCATCCTTGGAAGATAAGCAGTAGAATTAgaggctgattttttttccccttttctttcaaTATTCCCCAAATCCTTTGGTAAggtagttttacttttattatagaaatttaatttttgaaaaaaatgcctAAAATAGTAGCCAGCActtgaagcaaaaataaaagtattaattctCAAATTGTTGTTCAGAATACTACTGTGTACCACAAAAAGGGATGGTCAAATAAGCCAGATAAATGTTAATttatacaggccaggtgtggtggctcacatctacaatcccagcactttgggaggccgaggcaggcagattacttgcggccaggagttcaagaccagccaggctaacatgttgaaacccagtctctactaaaaacagaaaaattagctgggcgtggtggtgtgtgcctgtaatccctgctacctggaaggctgaggcacaagaattgcttgaatccaggaggcagaggttactgtgagtgagattgcgccactgcactccagcctgggtgacaaagccacacagcactttgggaggctgagacaggcagattacaaggtcaggagattgggaccatcctggctaacatggtgaaaccccatctctactaaaaacacaaaaaattagccgggcatggtggtgggcgcctgtagtcccagctactcgggaggctaaagcaggagaatggcgtgaacccaggaggcggagcttacagttagccgagatagcaccactgcactccagcctgggtgacagagactacgtctcaaaaaaaaaagttaatttatatgaagttttgttttgccttttttctagGACATCCTGACATCTATAAATGGCAATATATATTGATAATATCCGAGCATAAAGAGGGAAGCACTGCCCCTATCACTTTTCTCCCCCACCACTCCCCCTTTTTTTTAGTGGAATTAGTATTTCATGGAACAATTCAGTCAAAACACCAGtttggaaaagtttaaaaaaagtatctgttcagatttttttaattacctaGGAGAAATAAACTCTTTTCTTTGGAATAAATTAGCTTGCACCACTGGTAAGCATttacttatttagaaaaaaagacatgttgACTACtgtaattcaaaattaaaattaggatGCTTTCCTAACATATAAGAACTTTATGAATAGCTTGCTCAAGGAACTAAAGCTGTAAAGTTTATAAGGGACTATTGGCTCTTCCCATATATGAAACTACAGGCTCAGAAAGAACAGCAAATGGAAAATCAGCAAATAATAAAGGTGGCATGTTCAAATCAGAATGGtgaatttttcaataaatggtttcAGAATAACTATATAATCATCTGTTAGAATAACTGTGAAGtcaattttatcaaaataaagttgAATTCCTACTTTACTCTTTCTGCCCAAATAAACTTAAGAgagatcaaagatttaaatgttaaaaacaaaacacaagacaGAACTAGAGCAGAATACGGTTAAATGTATTTCTGCATTGGAAAAGCTCTTCAGaagccttttgggaggccgagacgggaggattccttgagctcaggcgttcttctggaccagcctgggcaacacggcagaatcccgtctctacccaaatacaaaaattagccaggtgtgtgccacacacctgtagtctcacgTACTTGGGAAGCTGCGgtgggatcgcttgagcccgggagggaGAAGTTGCAGGGAACTGAGATTGCCGCCACTGCACTcgggcctgggtgacagagccagaccctgtctttaaaaaaaaaaaagcctttaaagAGTAAACTTACATGGTAAGTTAAAATTTGCGCATGAGAAaagtaccaaaataaaaaaagacaaacgtAAAAAAAACCTCCAACACATGacaaaaatactaaatttattaAAGTACAATCAATAAACCACCAGTGgttcaaaaagaaaatgcagccGGATGCAGAGGCTcaacctgcaatctcagcactttggggttggtgggtgggcaggaggattgcttgagcccaggagtctgagactaacctcagcaatatggcgaaaccccgtctctacaaaaaatacaaagaattagtggggcatggtggcatgcacctatggtcccacctacttgggaagctgaggtggcaggatcacctgagcccaggaggttgagccatgatcgcaccactgcactccaaactgggtgacagggcaagactctgtgtcaaaaaaacattttttaataaaaatttaaaaataaaaaaaagggcaaagcatatgaacagtttataattaactttttaaagactcaaaagaaatgcaaatattggccgggcacggtggctcatgcctgtaataatcccagcactttgggaggccaaagcaggcagctcactaggtcaggagaacagaaaccatcctggctaacagggtgaaaccccatctccactaaaaaacacaaaaaattagctgggcgtggtggtgggcacctgtagtcccagctactcaggaggctgaggcaagagaatagcgtgaacctgggaggcagagcttgcagtgagcagagatggcgccactgcactccagcctgcatgacagagcaagactccgtctcaaaaacaaacaaaaaaaagaaatgcaaatataaaccagaaaacaaagatccaacattttataattaaattgcACTGGTGAGGGTAAGCAGAAAAAGATATTCTCATATTGTTAGCAAGGGCAAGTAGAAACTGATCAATGTGGCCAGGggcgatggctcaggcctgtaatcccagcactttgggaggctgaggcgagtggatcacctgaggtcaggagttcgagaccagcccaaccaatatggtgaaacccccgtctctactaaaaatacaaaaattagctgggagtggtggtgcacacctgtagtcccagctactcgggaggctgagacaggagaactgcttgaacccaggcagcagaggttgcagtaagccaagatcacaccactgcactccactccagcctgggtaatagagcaagactccgtctcaaaaaaaaagaaaaaaagaaactgatcaACGTTTAATATAAATGTCCGATTCTGAATTCCACTTCTATTAACACCCTACTGCACATGTACACAAAGATATATAATGAGTCAGCTACTAGACTATAGTTACAtaagactgaaaataaattaaataactatgtatagccagatgtggtggtgcatgcctatagtcccagctactcaagaggctaaggtggaaagatcgcttgaccccaggagttcaaggatgcggtgagctataatcacaccactgcactctaccccgAGTAagagaacaaaaccctgtctctatttgttaaaattaaataaatacatataaaaaaggaccaattaaataaattatggaatttgtagtcacttaaaaaaaaaaaaaggcatggcaGGTAGccacatggaaaataaaaagtgatggTGAGCAGGGAGACATGCAAACAACACATACACTTACTCTGCCATATACCCTTCTGgtttgtttgaatttttcttaTTCGTCTGAGAAATATTCACTCAGTGCCTAGTATGTGTCAGACATTGTAGTGGCCCTTGGGAtacataacaaaataaagaattcttTCAATGGGTTtacttcttgaaaaaaaaaaaaattaaaagaaattttaggccaggcatggtagctcatgcctgtaatcccagcactttgagaggccaaggcatgaggaccgcttgaggccagaagttcaagagcagctgagcaacatagtgagacactggtctctacaaaaaatataaaaattagccaggcatggtggtgtgtgcctgcagccCTAGCTACTAGGCaggcggactgcttgaggccagaagttcaagaccagcctgggcaacacagtgagactctgtctctaccaaaacaaaacaaaaacaacttagccaggcgtggtggcaggcacctgcagtcctagctacctgggacactgaggcaggaagatctcttgagcccaggagttcaaggttgcagtgagctaaggctgcgccactgcactccagcctgggtgacagtgagacactgtctctaaaaaaaaagaaagaaagaggccaggcttggtggctcacacctgtaatcccagcactttgggagcccgaggtgggcagatcacgaggtcaggagttcgagaccagcctggccaacatagtaaaaccccatctctattaaaaatacaaaaattagccaggcatggtggtgcgtgcctgtagtcacagatacttgggaggctgaggcaagagaatcgcttgagaccaggaggcagaggctgcagtgagcctccagcctgggcaacagagtgagacttagtctcaaaaaaaaaaaagaaattttacgTAAACTAGAATTTCAGTCTTGAGATACCGACTATAAAATGATAACGATTAACTAAGAAATAAAACTGATATGGGAACCAAAAAACAGTTCATCTATACTTGAACTGCTTTAGGTAATCAGTGATAACAAACACCCAAAACCACTCTGAATCATGGATTTGCT from Homo sapiens chromosome 11, GRCh38.p14 Primary Assembly encodes:
- the CSTF3 gene encoding cleavage stimulation factor subunit 3 isoform 2 (isoform 2 is encoded by transcript variant 2), yielding MSGDGATEQAAEYVPEKVKKAEKKLEENPYDLDAWSILIREAQNQPIDKARKTYERLVAQFPSSGRFWKLYIEAEVTILFYFFLYQYCSIHCSDRKQVRNIAN
- the CSTF3 gene encoding cleavage stimulation factor subunit 3 isoform 3 (isoform 3 is encoded by transcript variant 3), translating into MSGDGATEQAAEYVPEKVKKAEKKLEENPYDLDAWSILIREAQV